The Streptomyces sp. Mut1 genome window below encodes:
- a CDS encoding putative quinol monooxygenase, whose amino-acid sequence MTYVVVARYRTRPGEQDTVLPLLDTMAAASRQEPGNLAYRVHQGTEDPRAIVLYEEYATEADFTAHCATPHFQEIVLGKVVPLLESRDVLRCAPRDGVRA is encoded by the coding sequence ATGACATACGTGGTCGTAGCCCGCTACCGAACGAGGCCCGGCGAGCAGGACACCGTCCTCCCCCTGCTCGACACCATGGCCGCCGCCTCCCGCCAGGAGCCCGGAAACCTCGCCTACCGGGTCCACCAGGGCACCGAGGACCCGCGGGCGATCGTGCTCTACGAGGAGTACGCGACGGAGGCCGACTTCACCGCGCACTGCGCGACCCCGCACTTCCAGGAGATCGTGCTCGGCAAGGTCGTCCCGCTGCTGGAGAGCCGCGACGTGCTGCGCTGCGCACCGCGCGACGGGGTGAGGGCGTGA
- a CDS encoding glycerol-3-phosphate responsive antiterminator translates to MTPSPPRSGAPLDPRLTSAFAEVPVIASVVGTQPLRQFLTAPARVCILASFAVGQLPQVVPALGRAGKVVFVNVDSSPGLAQDRGALEFLKNMGAHGVVSTRLPLIEKGRPLGLLTMMKVFVTDRSNLRRSTDAISRGAPDLVEVMPAPIIARMSAQAQRAMSPSVAAGFVETPADVALALALGSAAAATSDPRLWHLRRDQLPPVPPAALKRPAPPQE, encoded by the coding sequence ATGACCCCTTCCCCGCCCCGGTCCGGCGCTCCGCTCGATCCCCGGCTCACCTCGGCGTTCGCCGAGGTGCCCGTCATCGCGTCGGTCGTCGGTACCCAGCCGCTGCGGCAGTTCCTGACCGCACCGGCCAGGGTGTGCATCCTCGCCTCGTTCGCGGTGGGGCAGCTGCCCCAAGTGGTGCCGGCGCTGGGCCGGGCGGGGAAGGTCGTCTTCGTGAACGTGGACAGCAGCCCCGGTCTCGCGCAGGACCGGGGCGCGCTGGAATTCCTCAAGAACATGGGCGCGCACGGCGTGGTCAGCACCCGGCTCCCGCTGATAGAGAAGGGCCGCCCGCTCGGCCTGCTGACCATGATGAAGGTGTTCGTCACCGACCGGTCCAATCTGCGCCGCTCCACGGACGCGATCTCGCGCGGGGCGCCGGACCTGGTCGAAGTCATGCCCGCCCCGATCATCGCCCGGATGAGCGCGCAGGCACAGCGCGCGATGTCCCCCTCGGTGGCCGCGGGCTTCGTGGAGACCCCCGCGGACGTGGCGCTCGCCCTGGCCCTCGGCTCGGCCGCTGCCGCCACGTCCGACCCCCGCCTCTGGCACCTGCGCCGCGACCAGCTGCCGCCGGTCCCGCCGGCCGCCCTCAAGAGGCCCGCCCCACCCCAGGAGTAG
- a CDS encoding FAD-binding oxidoreductase has protein sequence MISRQTITHPFNRGNYTIGAPSFAKWAQNTPIGDGEAALQNNPVQVPETVIEALRGAAHAVHVERDEVVTRTRDWWAGSMIGETEGRPATPDAVIVEAADADQIAAVLRICHEAGIPVTPSAGRSNVTGAALPVFGGVVLDVCALNGITGFDAESNVVDVQAGMFGDLFEKQLQEEYGVTTGHWPSAFAVSTVGGWIACRGAGQLSTRYGKIEDMVVGVDVIHADGTRATYGDYARAAVGPDLRQLFIGSEGTLGVIVSARLRVHPLPEYANAVAFGFETFAEGLDACRKIMQRGATPAVLRLYDALESGTHFGHPETNLLLIADEGDPAIVDASIKVAAEVCSAYGPELDSKAVFERWLDERMLVGKSADGFTPGPGFVADTLEMAASWAGLPVIYDEVVAAIQSVPGTLAASAHQSHAYTDGACVYFSLRGEVAPEARRDWYRSVWDAANAVLIKHAAALSHHHGCGLLRGPYLAESLGAGFSTFVAVKAALDPAGILNPGKLGLPSRFGTSPLN, from the coding sequence ATGATCAGCCGTCAGACCATCACCCACCCGTTCAACCGGGGCAACTACACGATCGGCGCCCCCAGTTTCGCCAAGTGGGCGCAGAACACCCCGATCGGCGACGGCGAGGCCGCGCTCCAGAACAACCCGGTCCAGGTCCCGGAGACCGTGATCGAGGCCCTGCGCGGGGCCGCGCACGCCGTGCACGTGGAGCGCGACGAGGTCGTCACCCGGACCCGCGACTGGTGGGCCGGTTCGATGATCGGCGAGACCGAGGGCCGTCCCGCGACGCCGGACGCCGTGATCGTCGAGGCGGCCGACGCGGACCAGATCGCGGCCGTGCTGCGGATCTGCCACGAGGCCGGCATCCCGGTCACCCCGTCGGCGGGCCGCTCCAACGTCACGGGGGCCGCGCTGCCGGTCTTCGGCGGTGTCGTCCTGGACGTGTGCGCGCTGAACGGGATCACCGGCTTCGACGCCGAGTCGAACGTGGTGGACGTCCAGGCCGGCATGTTCGGCGACCTCTTCGAGAAGCAGCTCCAGGAGGAGTACGGCGTCACGACCGGCCACTGGCCGTCCGCGTTCGCCGTCTCCACGGTCGGCGGCTGGATCGCCTGCCGCGGCGCCGGCCAGCTCTCCACGCGCTACGGCAAGATCGAGGACATGGTCGTGGGCGTGGACGTCATCCACGCGGACGGCACCCGCGCCACGTACGGCGACTACGCCCGCGCGGCGGTCGGCCCGGACCTGCGCCAGCTGTTCATCGGCTCCGAGGGCACCCTCGGTGTCATCGTCTCGGCGCGGCTGCGCGTGCACCCGCTCCCGGAGTACGCGAACGCCGTCGCCTTCGGTTTCGAGACCTTCGCCGAGGGCCTGGACGCCTGTCGCAAGATCATGCAGCGGGGTGCGACGCCGGCCGTGCTGCGGCTGTACGACGCCCTGGAGTCGGGCACCCACTTCGGCCACCCGGAGACCAACCTGCTGCTGATCGCGGACGAGGGCGACCCGGCGATCGTGGACGCCTCCATCAAGGTGGCGGCCGAGGTCTGCTCCGCGTACGGCCCCGAGCTGGACTCGAAGGCCGTCTTCGAGCGATGGCTGGACGAGCGGATGCTGGTCGGCAAGTCCGCCGACGGCTTCACACCCGGCCCCGGCTTCGTCGCCGACACCCTGGAGATGGCCGCGTCCTGGGCCGGCCTCCCGGTGATCTACGACGAGGTGGTCGCCGCGATCCAGTCGGTGCCCGGCACCCTGGCGGCGTCGGCGCACCAGTCGCACGCGTACACCGACGGCGCCTGCGTGTACTTCTCGCTGCGCGGCGAGGTGGCGCCCGAGGCGCGCCGCGACTGGTACCGGTCGGTGTGGGACGCGGCGAACGCGGTCCTCATCAAGCACGCGGCGGCGCTCAGCCACCACCACGGCTGCGGACTGCTGCGCGGCCCCTACCTGGCGGAATCCCTGGGCGCGGGCTTCTCGACGTTCGTGGCGGTGAAGGCGGCCCTGGACCCGGCCGGGATTCTCAACCCTGGCAAACTGGGTCTTCCCAGCCGATTCGGTACGTCTCCGCTGAACTGA
- a CDS encoding glycerol-3-phosphate dehydrogenase/oxidase yields the protein MITMPARKPRRSAAATRRTPLLLDRAAAKRRLADDTYDVLVIGGGITGAYAVLDAASRGLRAALVEKDDFASGTSSKSSKMVHGGLRYIEQGNVNLVRHSLLERHRFRKNAPHLVHRLPFLFPILEKEGIFDARLAKGFEGLLWTYDLVGGWRIGKLHQRLTVPEVLAQAPTLRAENLKGGLMYFDARTDDARLVLTIVRTAAALGATVLNGAKAEGLLTQAGKVAGARVEVDGDSVDIRARAVVNATGVWTDELDAKAVDGHRPQVRPAKGVHIVVPWDKVRINCTVTVPIPGRARRATCTRWGNSVVLGTTDEDYQGSPDDVHCTRQEMDFLLEGANTAFEGRLTPDDVVGSIGGLRPLVGGKEGATLDMRRDHHISVGRTGMVTVTGGKLTTSRHMGELVIDKVMTVLGRKGRSRTTDLPLLGGAGYDAEAVAASGGIAAHLGERFGTEARFVGDLIQEDPTLAEPVVAGLPYTKAEVVYAARAELARSVDDVLSRRTRARLFARDASADAAGAVGAILGRELNLTEAEVERSVSDYLAAVRHEKSVLLEGAAA from the coding sequence GTGATCACCATGCCCGCCCGGAAACCGCGGCGCAGCGCCGCGGCGACCCGCCGCACGCCCCTGCTGCTCGACCGCGCGGCGGCCAAGCGGCGGCTGGCCGACGACACGTACGACGTCCTCGTCATCGGAGGCGGCATCACGGGGGCGTACGCCGTGCTGGACGCCGCCTCGCGGGGGCTGCGCGCGGCGCTGGTCGAGAAGGACGACTTCGCCTCCGGCACGTCGTCGAAGTCCTCGAAGATGGTGCACGGCGGTCTGCGCTACATCGAGCAGGGCAACGTCAACCTCGTACGGCACTCACTGCTCGAACGGCACCGCTTCCGCAAGAACGCCCCGCATCTGGTGCACCGGCTGCCGTTCCTCTTCCCGATCCTGGAGAAGGAGGGCATCTTCGACGCCCGTCTCGCGAAGGGCTTCGAGGGCCTGCTGTGGACGTACGACCTGGTCGGCGGCTGGCGCATCGGGAAGCTGCACCAGCGGCTGACCGTTCCGGAGGTCCTCGCGCAGGCGCCGACGCTGCGCGCGGAGAACCTGAAGGGCGGGCTGATGTACTTCGACGCCCGCACCGACGACGCCCGCCTCGTGCTGACCATCGTGCGGACCGCCGCGGCGCTCGGCGCGACCGTCCTCAACGGGGCGAAGGCCGAGGGTCTGCTGACGCAGGCCGGAAAGGTCGCCGGGGCCCGGGTCGAGGTGGACGGTGACAGCGTCGACATCCGGGCGCGGGCCGTCGTCAACGCCACCGGGGTGTGGACCGACGAACTGGACGCGAAGGCCGTCGACGGCCACCGGCCGCAGGTGCGCCCGGCCAAGGGCGTGCACATCGTGGTGCCGTGGGACAAGGTGCGGATCAACTGCACGGTCACCGTGCCGATCCCGGGCCGTGCCCGCCGCGCGACCTGCACCCGCTGGGGCAACAGCGTGGTGCTGGGCACCACGGACGAGGACTACCAGGGCTCGCCCGACGACGTGCACTGCACGCGCCAGGAGATGGATTTCCTGCTGGAGGGCGCCAACACGGCCTTCGAGGGCAGGCTCACCCCGGACGACGTGGTCGGCTCCATAGGCGGGCTGCGTCCGCTGGTCGGCGGCAAGGAGGGCGCCACGCTCGACATGCGCCGCGACCACCACATCAGCGTCGGCCGCACCGGCATGGTGACGGTGACCGGCGGCAAGCTCACCACCAGCCGGCACATGGGCGAACTCGTCATCGACAAGGTGATGACGGTCCTGGGCCGCAAGGGCAGGAGCCGTACGACCGACCTGCCGCTGCTGGGCGGCGCCGGGTACGACGCCGAGGCCGTGGCCGCGTCCGGTGGCATCGCCGCGCACCTTGGCGAGCGCTTCGGCACCGAGGCCCGCTTCGTCGGCGACCTCATCCAGGAGGACCCGACGCTGGCCGAGCCCGTCGTCGCCGGTCTCCCGTACACGAAGGCCGAGGTGGTCTACGCGGCCCGCGCCGAGCTGGCCCGCTCGGTCGACGACGTCCTCTCCCGCCGGACGCGCGCCCGGCTCTTCGCCCGCGACGCCTCCGCCGACGCGGCGGGCGCGGTCGGCGCGATCCTCGGCCGGGAACTGAACCTCACGGAGGCCGAGGTGGAGCGCTCCGTCTCCGACTACCTCGCGGCCGTCCGTCACGAAAAGTCCGTACTCCTCGAAGGGGCAGCAGCATGA
- a CDS encoding FGGY family carbohydrate kinase gives MTQTLPGAAPRRGVLAIDEGTTGTRAGVVLDSGAAHEVFYRSIAVSHPDDLSVEQDPMEIWTATLDVARRAVGAARAEGIELTAVALSTQRATAMLWDRVTGRPLLPAVVWQDRRHAAELTAHEAKWDAVLTARQGRPVGARAPFLWAARQIAAHPEVAAAHRAGRLLFGTVDTWLIWRLTGGAVHATTPTNAASSGGYLLERHAWDEEWIGHLGFPLDLLPELRSDDAGFGTTDPGTLGIAVPLAASMGDQHAALIALGGLASGQGMCMYGTGAFVDAATGTTPALPRPDISGVLAQPGYRQGDISHYSLEAYTSTAGSALRWLCDDLGLFASPKELGEEAGRVPTRPGRTPRFVPALAGVRTPVWHPEATAALTGLTLATTRADLARAVLDGIAHSVCDLVDGVAATMGAPFTRLRVGGGVAGSDPLLRIQADLTGLPLERVADSATASLRGTAYLAGVAQGLWGSLEEIVEAQPRGQVFEPSAGADERAERRTAWRDVLIGHLNDPALTPLTTPH, from the coding sequence ATGACGCAGACGCTCCCCGGCGCCGCCCCCCGGCGCGGTGTGCTGGCCATCGACGAGGGCACCACCGGCACCCGGGCCGGAGTCGTCCTCGACTCCGGCGCCGCGCACGAGGTGTTCTACCGCTCGATCGCGGTCAGCCATCCGGACGACCTCTCGGTCGAGCAGGATCCGATGGAGATCTGGACCGCCACCCTGGACGTGGCGCGCCGGGCCGTCGGCGCGGCCAGGGCGGAGGGGATCGAGCTCACCGCCGTCGCCCTCTCCACCCAGCGGGCCACCGCGATGCTCTGGGACCGGGTCACCGGGCGGCCGCTGCTGCCCGCGGTGGTGTGGCAGGACCGGCGCCACGCCGCCGAGCTGACCGCGCACGAGGCGAAGTGGGACGCCGTCCTCACCGCCCGCCAGGGCCGTCCGGTCGGCGCCCGCGCGCCGTTCCTCTGGGCCGCCCGGCAGATCGCCGCGCACCCGGAGGTCGCCGCCGCGCACCGCGCCGGCCGGCTGCTCTTCGGCACCGTCGACACCTGGCTGATCTGGCGGCTGACCGGCGGCGCCGTGCACGCCACCACCCCGACCAACGCCGCGTCCAGCGGGGGATACCTGCTGGAGCGGCACGCCTGGGACGAGGAGTGGATCGGCCACCTCGGCTTCCCCCTCGACCTGCTTCCGGAACTCCGCTCGGACGACGCCGGATTCGGCACCACAGACCCGGGAACCCTCGGCATCGCCGTCCCGCTGGCCGCCTCCATGGGCGACCAGCACGCCGCACTGATCGCGCTCGGCGGCCTCGCCTCCGGGCAGGGCATGTGCATGTACGGGACCGGCGCGTTCGTCGACGCGGCGACCGGCACCACGCCCGCCCTGCCCCGGCCGGACATCTCCGGGGTGCTCGCCCAGCCCGGCTACCGGCAGGGCGACATCAGCCACTACAGCCTGGAGGCGTACACCTCCACGGCGGGTTCGGCGCTGCGCTGGCTCTGCGACGACCTGGGCCTGTTCGCCTCGCCGAAGGAGCTCGGTGAGGAGGCCGGCCGGGTCCCCACCCGGCCGGGCCGCACCCCGCGTTTCGTCCCGGCGCTCGCCGGGGTACGGACGCCGGTCTGGCACCCCGAGGCCACCGCCGCCCTCACCGGGCTCACCCTCGCCACCACCCGCGCCGATCTGGCCCGCGCCGTCCTGGACGGGATCGCGCACTCGGTGTGCGACCTCGTCGACGGGGTGGCCGCCACGATGGGCGCCCCGTTCACCCGCCTCCGGGTCGGCGGCGGGGTCGCGGGCAGCGACCCGCTCCTGCGGATCCAGGCCGACCTGACCGGTCTGCCGCTGGAGCGGGTCGCCGACTCGGCGACCGCCAGCCTGCGCGGCACCGCCTATCTGGCCGGGGTCGCGCAGGGACTGTGGGGCTCGCTGGAGGAGATCGTCGAGGCGCAGCCACGCGGCCAGGTCTTCGAACCGTCGGCCGGCGCGGACGAACGCGCCGAGCGGCGGACCGCCTGGCGCGACGTGCTGATCGGCCATCTCAACGACCCCGCGCTCACCCCCCTCACCACCCCCCACTGA
- a CDS encoding MFS transporter: MAQRPSVKGVADVVALIDGLGKITGRAQVIWFLVFGGLFLDAYSNAALSAGLGPMTSQMDLTSTQVSILTATAPALAIIFNPVGGWLATRIGRVPPLLIAKVFAIAGALLAAFAGDFTVVWLGRVLVGVAYGIDFAVAMALLAEYTPAKLGGRLNLWQAVWYVATTSNLALALLFFNLDVGADIWRWSVGSAAVVAVALLLGQWLMLRESPTWLASKGRLDDAVLNLDRIYGIKAVAGKPDEATRAATAAPAIGFRQAGLLFRGEYLPRTILSSVISLGQSMQYFAVGWYLPLISLTIFGESFEKATIGSMVFNAFGIAGGLLSAYFGRRLGLRLSSAAGFAGVFVALIAMGLTFEKVPTAVAFLLPVLFILCHSTGPGANGKSIAALSYSSDVRALGTGVTGMVGSFGSVAGLYLFPQIKESLGLADTFLVLSVVPLLGMITCLAIKWDPMKAASPDEAAAQQVTGSPEHAESVTAR, translated from the coding sequence ATGGCACAACGTCCGAGCGTCAAAGGCGTCGCCGACGTCGTTGCGCTCATCGATGGGCTGGGAAAGATCACCGGCCGGGCGCAAGTCATCTGGTTCCTCGTGTTCGGCGGGCTGTTCCTCGACGCCTACTCGAACGCGGCGCTGAGCGCGGGTCTGGGACCGATGACGTCCCAGATGGACCTGACCAGCACGCAGGTCTCGATCCTCACGGCCACTGCTCCGGCCCTGGCGATCATCTTCAACCCGGTCGGCGGCTGGCTCGCCACCCGGATCGGCCGGGTCCCCCCGCTGCTCATCGCGAAGGTCTTCGCCATCGCGGGCGCCCTGCTGGCCGCCTTCGCCGGCGACTTCACGGTCGTCTGGCTGGGCCGGGTCCTCGTCGGTGTCGCGTACGGCATCGACTTCGCCGTCGCCATGGCCCTGCTCGCCGAATACACCCCGGCCAAGCTGGGCGGCCGGCTGAACCTGTGGCAGGCCGTCTGGTACGTCGCCACCACCAGCAACCTCGCGCTCGCCCTGCTCTTCTTCAACCTGGACGTCGGCGCGGACATCTGGCGCTGGTCGGTCGGCTCGGCCGCCGTCGTCGCCGTCGCGCTGCTCCTGGGGCAGTGGCTGATGCTCAGGGAGAGCCCCACCTGGCTGGCGAGCAAGGGCCGCCTGGACGACGCCGTCCTCAACCTGGACCGCATCTACGGGATCAAGGCCGTCGCCGGGAAGCCGGACGAGGCGACCCGCGCCGCGACCGCGGCGCCCGCCATCGGCTTCCGCCAGGCCGGGCTGCTCTTCAGGGGCGAATACCTGCCGCGCACCATCCTCTCCTCGGTCATCTCGCTCGGGCAGTCGATGCAGTACTTCGCGGTCGGCTGGTACCTCCCGCTGATCAGCCTGACGATCTTCGGTGAGAGCTTCGAGAAGGCCACGATCGGCTCGATGGTCTTCAACGCCTTCGGCATCGCGGGCGGGCTGCTGTCCGCGTACTTCGGCCGCCGGCTGGGGCTGCGGCTGAGCTCGGCCGCGGGCTTCGCCGGGGTGTTCGTCGCCCTGATCGCGATGGGGCTGACCTTCGAGAAGGTGCCGACGGCGGTGGCGTTCCTGCTGCCGGTGCTGTTCATCCTCTGCCACTCCACCGGTCCGGGTGCCAACGGCAAGTCCATCGCCGCGCTCTCGTACAGCAGTGACGTGCGCGCGCTGGGCACCGGCGTCACCGGGATGGTCGGCAGCTTCGGCAGTGTCGCCGGGCTGTATCTGTTCCCGCAGATCAAGGAGTCGCTCGGCCTCGCCGACACCTTCCTGGTGCTCTCCGTCGTCCCGCTGCTCGGCATGATCACCTGTCTGGCCATCAAGTGGGACCCGATGAAGGCCGCGTCGCCCGACGAGGCCGCGGCCCAGCAGGTCACCGGTTCGCCGGAACACGCGGAGTCCGTCACCGCGCGCTGA